A genomic segment from Vanacampus margaritifer isolate UIUO_Vmar chromosome 3, RoL_Vmar_1.0, whole genome shotgun sequence encodes:
- the tmc1 gene encoding transmembrane channel-like protein 1: MPRDKLITTQDDIHIGLDTGDEDDICTISEEHRRKKTEKKKQDSQRRKKTGNGKKKKRARDTQEALVDRSEMKERGKKRRGNGDENKSTKEIEKKYKANKAKKNLKTKQIREKVKEGRGANDKNVKRKKKHESAQVEERKENVCKREEKEKKNKVKTKKHKKIIETSSEQETSEEDNSEEEESDEDELRPESLTAEELQELKEEVDERKKSIQSLRGKPWSMKKKLFTLRESQEFIENYEGALGKGKGQKFYAYKVMMAKKWMKFQRDFENFKTACIPWEMKIKEIESHFGSSVASYFIFLRWMYGINMILFGLTFGLVMVPEALMGRPYGSISRKTVPRAEEGSAMDFAVLWDFGGYAQYSVLFYGYYNDQRAIGWLKFRMPLSYFLVGVGTVAYSYMVVIRTMARNSNETGVGDDNSFNFSWKTFTSWDYLIGNAETADNKFASITTSFKEAILEEQESRKDDNIHLTRFLRVLANFLVLCCLAGSGYLIYFVVRRSQKFALDGLENHSWWERNEVNMVMSLLGMFCPMLFDIISTLENYHPRVALQWQLGRIFALFLGNLYTFIIALMDEINLKREEEKIVKFNITQWESSFYNVTLSGNSTAPPAVHPADVPRGPCWETMVGQEFVRLIISDTMTTYATLLVGDFLRAVLVRFLNYCWCWDLEAGFPSYSEFDVSGNVLGLIFNQGMIWMGAFYAPCLPALNVLRLHVSMYLQCWAVMCCNVPQERVFKASRSNNFYMAMLLVILFLSTLPAMYTIVTIPPSFDCGPFSGKNRMFDVIHETLESDFPAWFGKVFSYASNPGLILPFMLLMVLAIYYLQSTSKSYKEANVELKKKIQMQNEENKRKNKQAALKAAMDLEEARKAASEATEKQKNNKPLLQHPENGKENHGRSQKSNHGKNGHNSPAVRDQEHTATTTPASGSSRHSNNGPSRYLPGFPQQSDQKIHRVPRLKRQ, translated from the exons ATGCCTCGTGACAAACTGATCACTACTCAGGATGACA TTCACATTGGACTGGATACAG GTGATGAAGATGATATTTGCACTATATCAGAGGAACATAGGcgaaagaaaactgaaaaaaagaagcaggatAGTCAAAGACGGAAAAAGACGGGAaatggaaagaagaaaaaacgcgCAAGAGACACTCAAGAGGCGTTGGTGGACAGATCAGAGATGAAAGAAAGAGGCAAGAAGAGGAGAGGAAACGGTGATGAAAATAAATCCACAAAAGAGATTGAAAAGAAATACAaagcaaacaaagcaaaaaagaacCTTAAAACGAAACAAATAAGAGAAAAGGTGAAGGAGGGGAGGGGAGCTAATGATAAAAATGTCAAGAGGAAAAAGAAACATGAAAGTGCCCAagtagaagaaagaaaagagaatgTTTGCAAGCGTgaggagaaggagaaaaaaaataaagtaaagacAAAAAAGCACAAGAAAATAATTGAAACAAG TTCGGAGCAGGAGACAAGTGAGGAAGACAAcagtgaggaagaggagagcgATGAAGATGAGTTGAGACCCGAGTCTCTGACAGCAGAGGAGCTCCAAGAGCTAAAAGAGGAAGTGGACGAGAGGAAAAAATCGATCCAGAGTCTCAGAGGAAAGCCGTGGTCGATGAAAAAGAAGCTGTTCACCTTACG GGAGTCTCAGGAGTTTATCGAGAACTATGAGGGGGCATTGGGCAAAGGGAAAGGTCAAAAGTTCTACGCATACAAGGTCATGATGGCCAAG AAATGGATGAAGTTTCAACGGGACTTTGAAAACTTCAAAACTGCTTGTATCCCATGGGAGATGAAAATCAAAGAGATTGAAA GTCACTTTGGCTCTTCTGTTGCCTCTTACTTCATCTTCCTGAGGTGGATGTACGGCATCAACATGATCTTGTTTGGACTCACTTTTGGCCTGGTCATGGTGCCAGAG GCATTAATGGGGCGACCCTATGGCAGCATCTCTAGAAAAACAGTCCCGAGGGCTGAGGAGGGGAGCGCCATGGACTTTGCTGTCTTGTGGGACTTCGGG GGTTACGCCCAGTACTCTGTCCTCTTCTATGGTTACTACAATGACCAGCGTGCCATTGGCTGGCTCAAGTTTCGTATGCCTTTGTCGTACTTCCTAGTTGGAGTAGGAACAGTGGCCTACAGCTACATGGTAGTCATTAGAAC GATGGCCCGTAATTCAAATGAGACCGGTGTCGGAGATGATAACAGCTTTAATTTCAGTTGGAAAACGTTCACAAGTTGGGATTACCTGATAGGGAATGCCGAAACTGCAGATAATAAATTTGCCTCAATCACCACCAGCTTCAAG GAAGCCATTTTAGAAGAGCAAGAGAGCCGTAAGGACGACAACATCCATCTGACGCGCTTCCTGCGAGTGCTGGCCAATTTCCTGGTGTTGTGCTGCCTAGCAGGAAGTGGATACCTCATTTACTTTGTCGTGCGACGCTCTCAGAAATTTGCTCTTGATGGACTGGAAAATCATTCCTGGTGGGAACGGAATGAG GTAAATATGGTCATGTCATTACTGGGGATGTTTTGCCCTATGCTGTTTGACATAATTAGCACCCTGGAGAACTACCACCCTCGAGTCGCCCTGCAGTGGCAGCTGGGACGCATCTTTGCCCTCTTCCTGGGAAACCTCTACACGTTCATCATTGCACTCATGGATGAGATCAACCTCAAA AGGGAAGAGGAAAAAATAGTAAAGTTTAATATAACGCAGTGGGAATCAAGTTTTTACAACGTCACTCTATCAGGGAACAGTACTGCGCCACCTGCTGTTCATCCTGCTGATGTGCCACGTGGGCCCTGCTGGGAGACCATGGTGGGGCAG GAGTTTGTGCGGCTCATCATATCAGACACCATGACAACCTACGCCACATTGCTTGTTGGTGATTTTCTGAGAGCTGTGCTTGTTCGTTTTCTCAACTACTGCTGGTGCTGGGACTTGGAGGCCGGATTT CCATCATACTCTGAGTTTGATGTCAGTGGGAATGTCCTTGGCTTGATCTTCAATCAAGGAATGATATG GATGGGTGCCTTCTATGCTCCCTGTCTGCCCGCCCTGAATGTCCTCCGACTCCACGTGTCCATGTATCTTCAGTGCTGGGCCGTCATGTGCTGCAACGTGCCGCAAGAAAGAGTCTTCAAAGCCTCTCGTTCCAACAACTTCTACATGGCCATGCTGCTGGTCATCCTCTTCCTGTCTACCCTCCCTGCAATGTACACCATTGTCACAATCCCTCCATCTTTTGATTGTGGACCATTCAG CGGCAAGAATCGTATGTTTGATGTAATCCACGAGACTCTAGAGTCAGATTTTCCAGCTTGGTTTGGAAAAGTGTTCAGCTATGCCTCAAATCCTGGACTGATTCTACCCTTCATGTTGTTGATGGT GCTGGCCATTTATTACCTGCAGTCCACATCCAAAAGCTACAAAGAAGCAAATGttgaactgaagaaaaaaatacagatg CAAAATGAGGAGAACAAGAGAAAGAACAAGCAAGCTGCATTGAAGGCCGCAATGGATTTGGAAGAGGCCAGAAAAGCTGCATCCGAGGctacagaaaaacaaaagaacaacaaaCCTTTGCTGCAACACCCTGAAA ATGGAAAAGAAAACCATGGGAGATCTCAGAAATCAAATCACGGCAAAAATGGACACAATTCTCCTGCTGTCAGAGACCAAGAACATACTGCAACCACAACGCCTGCCTCTGGAAGTTCTCGCCATAGCAACAATGGGCCTTCTAGGTACCTGCCTGGTTTCCCTCAGCAAAGTGATCAGAAGATACACAGGGTGCCAAGGCTGAAGAGACAATGA
- the zfand5a gene encoding AN1-type zinc finger protein 5a — protein sequence MAQETNQSPVPMLCATGCGFYGNPRTNGMCSVCYKEHLTRQQSSDRMSPLSPMGSTSSPTSEASAIQRLEASLAKVDASPASSPNMSRTIQGSLPVTQQMTEMSISREDKPESLEPVVNQPAASSPTPIASSSSDDNKEDSSKPKKNRCFMCRKRVGLTGFDCRCGNLFCGIHRYSDKHNCPYDYKAEAAAKIRKENPVVVADKIQRI from the exons ATGGCCCAAGAGACAAACCAGAGTCCGGTGCCCATGCTATGTGCCACAGGCTGTGGTTTCTATGGCAACCCCAGAACCAATGGAATGTGCTCTGTATGCTACAAGGAACACCTGACAAGGCAGCAGAGCAGCGACCGGATGAGCCCCCTTAGCCCTATGG GCTCAACTTCTAGTCCTACCTCAGAGGCGTCTGCAATCCAGAGACTAGAAGCCAGTCTAGCCAAGGTTGATGCGTCTCCTGCCTCTTCGCCAAACATGTCTAG AACTATTCAAGGATCTCTTCCTGTGACTCAACAAATGACAGAGATGAGCATCTCGAGGGAGGACAAGCCTGAATCCCTAGAACCtg TTGTAAACCAGCCAGCTGCCTCTAGCCCAACTCCTATAGCTTCTTCGAGCAGCGACGATAACAAGGAGGACTCGTCCAAGCCGAAGAAGAACAGATGCTTCATGTGCCGCAAGAGGGTGGGCCTTACAG GATTCGACTGTCGCTGTGGAAACCTCTTCTGTGGTATCCACCGGTACTCCGACAAGCACAACTGCCCCTACGACTACAAGGCTGAGGCGGCCGCCAAGATCCGCAAGGAGAACCCCGTGGTGGTTGCTGACAAGATCCAGAGAATATAG